A section of the Pseudomonas fluorescens genome encodes:
- a CDS encoding calcium/sodium antiporter produces the protein MSLIELISGLLLLIAGAEMLVRAAVRLAASLKVRPLIIGLSIVAFGSSAPQIAVSLQATLAGNTDIAVGSVIGSSIFNILVTLGLSALIIPLRVSRQLVRLDIPVMIGASMLLFVLASDEALTPLDGLALLLALLAYLGLLLYQTRHSRRPRTRDTVVQAPWLSSLLWMIGGLALLVFAGHLLLGAAVEVASDLGLSERVIGLTIVAVSTSLPCLATSLIAALRGEREIAVGNVIGSNLFNLLGVLGFTALVAPSPLSVSPNALDFDLPVMLGVVVLCLPVFYTGYRITRVEGLLLLGLYLAYGLHVVSFTTGMPLANKLEQLMLYYVLPALVAFLLFTSLQAWRRQHNKREPQ, from the coding sequence ATGAGCCTGATCGAGCTGATCAGCGGCCTGCTGCTGCTGATTGCCGGGGCCGAAATGCTGGTACGCGCAGCCGTGCGCCTGGCCGCCAGCCTCAAGGTCAGGCCGTTGATCATTGGCTTGAGCATCGTTGCCTTTGGCAGCAGTGCGCCGCAAATCGCGGTCAGCCTGCAGGCCACCCTGGCCGGCAATACCGATATTGCCGTGGGCAGTGTGATCGGCAGCAGTATCTTCAATATCCTCGTCACCCTGGGCCTTTCAGCGCTGATCATTCCCCTGCGCGTATCGCGGCAACTGGTGCGCCTGGATATCCCGGTGATGATCGGCGCCAGCATGCTGCTGTTTGTCCTCGCCAGCGATGAAGCCCTGACTCCGCTTGACGGCCTGGCCTTACTGCTAGCCCTGCTCGCCTACCTGGGCCTGTTGCTGTACCAGACCCGCCATTCGCGGCGGCCGCGCACCCGTGACACAGTGGTGCAGGCGCCATGGCTGAGCAGTCTGCTGTGGATGATCGGCGGGCTCGCGCTGCTGGTGTTCGCCGGGCACCTGTTGCTGGGGGCGGCCGTGGAAGTGGCCAGCGACCTGGGCCTGTCCGAGCGGGTGATCGGCCTGACCATCGTTGCCGTCAGCACCTCCCTGCCATGTCTCGCCACATCACTGATTGCCGCCCTGCGCGGCGAACGGGAGATTGCGGTGGGTAACGTGATCGGCAGCAACCTGTTCAACCTGTTGGGGGTGCTGGGCTTTACCGCGTTGGTGGCACCGTCGCCCTTATCGGTATCGCCCAATGCCCTGGATTTCGACCTGCCGGTGATGCTCGGTGTGGTGGTGTTGTGCTTGCCGGTGTTTTACACCGGCTACCGCATCACCCGCGTCGAAGGCTTGCTGCTACTGGGGCTGTACCTGGCGTATGGGCTGCACGTGGTGTCGTTCACCACCGGCATGCCACTGGCCAATAAACTGGAACAACTGATGCTGTATTACGTCCTGCCAGCGCTGGTGGCTTTCCTGTTGTTCACCTCGCTGCAAGCCTGGCGCCGCCAACACAACAAGAGGGAGCCACAATGA
- a CDS encoding carboxymuconolactone decarboxylase family protein, producing MTDQPKSGVQMRRQVMGDVFVDRALGNATEFTQPLQDFVNEHAWGGVWNREGLPLKTRSLITLAALTALKCPQELKGHVRGALNNGCTVEEIREALLHCAVYAGVPAAIDAFRAAQEVIEAYQPAQQ from the coding sequence ATGACCGATCAACCGAAATCCGGCGTGCAAATGCGCCGCCAGGTAATGGGCGATGTATTTGTCGACCGCGCCCTGGGCAATGCCACCGAGTTCACCCAGCCGTTGCAGGACTTCGTCAACGAGCATGCCTGGGGCGGCGTGTGGAACCGCGAAGGCTTGCCACTGAAGACCCGCAGCCTGATCACCCTCGCTGCGTTGACCGCCTTGAAATGCCCACAGGAGCTCAAGGGCCATGTACGCGGCGCGCTGAACAATGGCTGTACTGTCGAAGAAATTCGCGAAGCGCTGCTGCATTGCGCGGTGTATGCCGGCGTGCCGGCGGCGATTGATGCGTTCCGAGCGGCGCAGGAAGTGATTGAGGCGTATCAACCCGCCCAGCAGTGA
- a CDS encoding AEC family transporter: protein MLAIFLQTLTITAPVFAMLFLGVLLKRINWINDNFIHTASALVFNVTMPALLFLGILHADLHSALKPELLIYFALATVASFALAWGWAIFRCPREDRGIYAQGAFRGNNGVIGLALAASMYGDYGISLGAILAGLVILFYNTLSTIVLAVYSPVIKSDPWSICKSVLANPLILSVIAATPFAYFQIGLPTWLETSGRYLADMTLPLALICIGGTLSLAALRQSGSIALSASLVKMIGLPLVATVGAWLYGFRGPELGILFLYFGAPTAAASFVMARAAQGNYELAAAIIVITTLMAAVTTNIGIFVLQAGGWI from the coding sequence ATGCTGGCTATATTCCTGCAAACCCTGACCATCACCGCGCCGGTGTTCGCCATGCTGTTTCTGGGGGTGTTGCTCAAGCGCATCAACTGGATCAACGATAACTTTATCCACACAGCGTCAGCCCTGGTGTTCAACGTCACCATGCCGGCGCTGCTGTTTCTGGGGATTCTGCACGCCGACCTGCATTCGGCGCTCAAGCCAGAACTGCTGATCTATTTCGCCCTAGCAACGGTCGCCAGCTTCGCCTTGGCCTGGGGCTGGGCGATTTTCCGTTGCCCCCGTGAAGACCGCGGCATTTATGCCCAGGGTGCGTTTCGCGGTAACAACGGGGTGATCGGCCTGGCACTGGCGGCCAGCATGTACGGGGATTACGGGATTTCCCTGGGGGCGATCCTCGCGGGGCTGGTGATCCTGTTCTACAACACCCTGTCGACCATTGTGCTGGCAGTCTACAGCCCGGTGATCAAGTCGGACCCGTGGAGCATCTGCAAAAGCGTACTGGCCAATCCGTTGATCCTCAGTGTGATTGCGGCTACACCGTTTGCCTATTTTCAGATTGGCCTGCCCACTTGGCTGGAAACCAGCGGGAGGTACCTGGCCGATATGACCCTGCCCCTGGCGCTGATCTGCATTGGCGGCACCTTGTCGCTGGCCGCATTGCGCCAAAGTGGCAGCATCGCGTTGAGCGCCAGCCTGGTGAAGATGATCGGCCTGCCCCTCGTGGCGACCGTGGGAGCCTGGCTGTATGGCTTCCGGGGGCCGGAGCTGGGGATTCTGTTTTTGTATTTTGGCGCGCCGACAGCTGCCGCCAGCTTTGTCATGGCTCGCGCGGCCCAGGGCAACTATGAGTTGGCCGCGGCGATCATTGTGATCACCACCTTGATGGCGGCAGTGACCACCAATATCGGGATCTTTGTGTTGCAGGCGGGCGGCTGGATCTGA
- a CDS encoding phosphatidylcholine-hydrolyzing phospholipase: MSELKSIITANPIPSLRFEGGEHTAIGDDTQLRFVQGEPSIPGAQVKLHLPNGLALTYGQIISLGGDFYGVPGQPISDGASPAERVQRFIAAFNSLATLPASREEAGKILAVMQKEINAVKQAIKEGKQAHEAYDVLGDTLSEEWNRITGGGSVVSAMVPLGRYLKLAADNADHFGEWALSAYLAGHTAALQQAVVAHQSGSDQQLELAYAMNSFADHFLTDLFSAGHLRVPRKQLAAVVTPGELGSLISRFMHDEDSKFGLNVRNALGDEWHAYGDKRYFDSNDAANRTQVKRAVQASADEIFEAYISGIVPSPATFKAPLHVPDLNAANNPANNFAPLFKADGDKVLRRKDVNNLNDKQWTNDWWGWSTYLLLKDYKPNNPLP; this comes from the coding sequence ATGTCTGAACTTAAATCGATCATCACCGCAAACCCCATCCCCTCCCTACGCTTCGAAGGTGGCGAGCACACCGCTATTGGCGACGACACCCAACTGCGCTTCGTGCAAGGCGAGCCTTCTATTCCGGGCGCTCAAGTCAAGCTTCACCTACCCAACGGCCTGGCCTTGACCTACGGCCAGATTATCTCCCTGGGCGGCGATTTCTACGGCGTTCCCGGCCAGCCCATCAGCGACGGCGCATCGCCAGCCGAGCGTGTCCAACGCTTTATCGCTGCCTTCAATTCCCTGGCTACGCTGCCGGCATCGCGGGAAGAAGCGGGAAAAATCCTCGCAGTCATGCAAAAGGAAATCAATGCGGTCAAGCAAGCAATCAAAGAAGGCAAGCAGGCCCATGAAGCCTATGACGTGCTGGGTGATACGTTGTCCGAAGAGTGGAACCGCATTACCGGTGGGGGTAGTGTTGTTTCGGCCATGGTTCCACTGGGGCGCTACCTGAAACTGGCAGCCGACAATGCTGATCACTTTGGCGAATGGGCGCTCTCAGCCTATCTGGCCGGGCATACTGCAGCCCTGCAACAAGCGGTAGTGGCCCATCAAAGCGGCAGCGACCAACAACTGGAACTGGCTTATGCCATGAACAGCTTTGCCGATCACTTTTTGACCGACCTGTTTTCCGCAGGCCACCTGCGCGTACCGCGCAAGCAACTGGCGGCCGTGGTGACGCCGGGTGAATTGGGGTCGCTGATCAGTCGCTTCATGCACGACGAAGACAGCAAGTTCGGGCTCAATGTGCGCAATGCCCTGGGCGACGAATGGCACGCCTATGGCGACAAGCGTTATTTCGATAGCAACGATGCCGCCAATCGCACCCAGGTCAAACGTGCAGTACAGGCGTCGGCCGATGAGATTTTCGAGGCATACATCAGCGGTATCGTCCCCTCCCCAGCTACGTTCAAGGCGCCGTTGCATGTGCCGGACCTGAATGCAGCGAACAATCCGGCGAATAACTTCGCGCCGCTGTTCAAAGCCGATGGGGACAAGGTTCTGCGGCGCAAGGACGTCAACAACCTGAATGACAAACAGTGGACCAATGATTGGTGGGGATGGAGTACGTATTTGCTGCTCAAGGACTACAAGCCGAACAACCCGCTGCCTTGA
- a CDS encoding ClpXP protease specificity-enhancing factor, whose product MNSSRPYLVRALYEWIVDNDCTPHMLVNSEFPAVQVPQGFASDGQIVLNVSPSAVRQLHMDNEAVSFEGRFGGVPHTLYVPIGAILGIYARENGQGMVFDLESSLEDDEAIEVEDDDLPPPDSEPPRPTGRPSLKVVK is encoded by the coding sequence ATGAACTCCAGTCGACCTTACCTGGTCCGCGCGCTCTACGAGTGGATTGTGGATAACGATTGCACCCCGCACATGTTGGTCAATTCCGAGTTTCCTGCGGTGCAGGTACCACAAGGTTTTGCCAGTGACGGACAGATTGTCCTGAATGTTTCGCCCAGTGCCGTTCGCCAACTGCACATGGACAATGAGGCGGTCAGCTTTGAAGGGCGTTTCGGTGGGGTACCCCATACGCTCTATGTGCCCATCGGCGCTATCCTGGGGATTTATGCCCGGGAGAACGGCCAGGGTATGGTGTTTGATCTGGAGTCGTCTCTTGAGGACGACGAAGCGATCGAAGTTGAAGATGATGATCTGCCGCCGCCGGATTCCGAGCCGCCGCGCCCTACCGGTCGGCCAAGCTTGAAAGTGGTGAAGTGA
- a CDS encoding glutathione S-transferase N-terminal domain-containing protein produces the protein MGVTNRLACYSDPADHYSHRVRIVLAEKGVSAEIISVEAGRHPPKLIEVNPYGSLPTLVDRDLALWESTVVMEYLDERYPHPPLLPVYPVARANSRLLIHRIQRDWCGLVDLILDTRSKETARVQARKELRESLTGVSPLFADKPFFLSEEQSLVDCCLLPILWRLPILGIELPRPAKPLLDYMERQFAREAFQASLSGVERDMR, from the coding sequence ATGGGCGTGACCAACCGGTTGGCCTGTTACTCCGACCCCGCCGACCACTATTCCCACCGAGTACGCATCGTGCTCGCAGAGAAGGGTGTCAGCGCCGAGATCATCAGTGTGGAGGCAGGGCGTCACCCGCCGAAACTGATCGAAGTGAACCCTTACGGCAGCTTGCCCACCCTGGTTGATCGTGACCTGGCGTTGTGGGAGTCAACCGTGGTGATGGAATATCTGGATGAGCGTTACCCCCATCCACCTTTGCTGCCGGTGTATCCGGTGGCGCGTGCCAACAGCCGCCTGCTGATCCATCGGATCCAGCGTGACTGGTGTGGGCTGGTGGATCTGATTCTGGATACACGCAGCAAAGAAACGGCCCGTGTACAGGCGCGCAAGGAATTGCGTGAGAGCCTGACCGGCGTTTCTCCATTGTTCGCCGATAAACCTTTTTTCCTCAGCGAGGAACAAAGCCTGGTGGATTGCTGCCTATTACCCATACTCTGGCGTTTGCCGATTCTGGGCATTGAACTGCCGCGGCCTGCCAAGCCGCTGCTTGATTACATGGAGCGCCAGTTTGCGCGTGAGGCTTTCCAGGCAAGTCTGTCTGGTGTCGAACGCGATATGCGCTAA
- a CDS encoding cytochrome c1 — translation MKKLFAALILAALPALSFASGAGVELEKVDIDVSDKAAMQDGARTFANYCMGCHSAKFQRYERVADDLGIPHELMLKNLVFTGAKIGDHMNIGMQPVDAKAWFGAAPPDLTLVARVRGTDWLYGYLKSFYEDPTRPWGVNNKVFPNVGMPNVLVGLQGRQVVGCKQVQVVENGKKQYDPLTGTPLTHEACDQLTIVPKSGALNEEQFDEKVKNLVTFLAYSANPVKLEHQRIGTYVLLYLAFFFVFAYLLKREYWKDVH, via the coding sequence ATGAAAAAATTATTCGCTGCATTGATTCTTGCTGCCCTGCCGGCTCTGTCTTTTGCTTCCGGCGCAGGCGTTGAACTGGAAAAGGTCGACATCGACGTGTCTGACAAGGCCGCCATGCAAGACGGCGCCCGTACGTTCGCCAACTACTGCATGGGTTGCCACAGCGCCAAGTTCCAGCGCTATGAGCGCGTTGCCGATGACCTGGGTATCCCCCATGAGCTGATGCTCAAGAACCTGGTGTTCACCGGTGCCAAGATTGGCGACCACATGAACATCGGCATGCAACCGGTCGACGCCAAGGCCTGGTTCGGGGCTGCGCCGCCCGACCTGACCCTGGTTGCGCGTGTACGTGGCACCGACTGGCTGTATGGCTACCTGAAGTCGTTCTACGAAGACCCTACACGTCCCTGGGGCGTGAACAACAAGGTCTTCCCGAACGTCGGTATGCCTAACGTGCTGGTCGGCCTGCAAGGTCGCCAGGTGGTAGGATGCAAGCAGGTTCAAGTCGTGGAAAACGGCAAGAAGCAATATGACCCGCTGACTGGCACGCCGTTGACCCACGAGGCATGTGATCAACTGACCATCGTGCCCAAGAGCGGTGCGCTGAACGAGGAGCAGTTCGACGAGAAGGTCAAGAACCTGGTGACCTTCCTGGCGTACTCCGCCAACCCGGTCAAACTGGAGCACCAACGCATCGGTACCTATGTGTTGCTGTACCTGGCGTTCTTCTTCGTATTCGCTTATTTGCTCAAGCGTGAATACTGGAAGGATGTGCATTGA
- a CDS encoding cytochrome b, with protein sequence MSKFMDWVDARFPATKMWEDHLSKYYAPKNFNFFYFFGSLALLVLVNQIVTGVWLTMSYTPSAEEAFASVEYIMRDVEYGSILRLLHSTGASAFFIVVYLHMFRGLLYGSYQKPRELVWVFGMLIYLALMAEAFMGYLLPWGQMSYWGAQVIISLFGAIPVIGNDLTQWIRGDYLISGITLNRFFALHVVALPIVILGLVVLHILALHEVGSNNPDGVDIKKHKDENGIPLDGIPFHPYYTVKDIVGVVVFLFVFCSIVFFFPEMGGYFLEKPNFEQANAFKTPEHIAPVWYFTPFYAILRAIPDKLMGVIAMGAAIAVLFVLPWLDRSPVKSMRYKGWLSKIWLWVFCISFVILGVLGVLAPTPERTLLSQVCTFLYFAYFILMPFYTRLEKTKPVPERVTG encoded by the coding sequence ATGAGCAAGTTCATGGATTGGGTGGATGCGCGCTTCCCCGCCACCAAAATGTGGGAAGACCATCTCAGCAAGTATTACGCGCCGAAGAACTTCAACTTCTTCTACTTCTTTGGTTCCCTGGCATTGCTGGTACTGGTCAACCAGATCGTGACCGGTGTCTGGCTGACCATGAGCTACACCCCGTCGGCGGAAGAGGCGTTTGCCTCCGTCGAATACATCATGCGCGACGTCGAGTACGGCTCGATTCTGCGTCTGCTGCACTCTACCGGCGCTTCGGCGTTCTTCATTGTGGTCTATCTGCACATGTTCCGTGGCTTGCTCTACGGTTCGTACCAGAAGCCGCGTGAGCTGGTGTGGGTGTTCGGCATGCTGATCTACCTGGCACTGATGGCAGAGGCCTTCATGGGCTACCTGCTGCCTTGGGGCCAGATGTCTTACTGGGGTGCCCAGGTGATCATCTCGCTGTTCGGTGCGATCCCGGTCATTGGCAACGATCTGACCCAGTGGATCCGTGGTGACTACCTGATCTCCGGCATCACCCTGAACCGCTTCTTTGCCTTGCATGTGGTGGCCTTGCCGATCGTGATTCTCGGCCTGGTGGTGTTGCACATCCTGGCACTGCACGAAGTGGGTTCGAACAACCCGGACGGTGTGGATATCAAGAAGCACAAGGACGAGAACGGCATTCCGCTGGACGGCATTCCATTCCACCCTTACTACACCGTGAAAGATATCGTCGGCGTGGTGGTGTTCCTGTTTGTGTTCTGCTCGATTGTGTTCTTCTTCCCGGAAATGGGTGGTTATTTCCTCGAAAAGCCTAACTTCGAACAGGCGAACGCATTCAAGACCCCGGAACATATTGCTCCGGTCTGGTACTTCACGCCGTTCTACGCCATTTTGCGGGCGATCCCCGACAAGCTCATGGGTGTCATCGCCATGGGTGCAGCCATTGCCGTGCTGTTCGTGTTGCCATGGCTCGACCGTAGCCCGGTCAAGTCCATGCGCTACAAAGGCTGGCTGAGCAAGATCTGGCTGTGGGTGTTCTGCATCTCGTTCGTGATCCTGGGCGTACTGGGCGTACTGGCGCCAACCCCTGAGCGTACGCTGTTGTCGCAGGTCTGCACCTTCCTGTACTTCGCCTACTTCATTCTGATGCCGTTCTACACCCGGCTCGAGAAGACAAAACCGGTTCCGGAAAGGGTGACTGGCTGA
- the petA gene encoding ubiquinol-cytochrome c reductase iron-sulfur subunit, translated as MSNDGVNAGRRRFLVAATSVVGAAGAVGAAVPFVGSWFPSAKAKAAGAPVKVNVSKIEPGQQMIAEWRGQPVFIVRRTEEILGNLKKIEGQLSDPESKNSDQPAYAQNEVRSIKPEILLLVGLCTHLGCSPTFRPEVAPVDLGKDWVGGYFCPCHGSHYDLAGRVYKSQPAPLNLPVPPHNYESDDVIVIGVDKESA; from the coding sequence ATGAGCAATGACGGCGTGAATGCAGGCCGGCGTCGCTTCTTGGTAGCAGCCACATCCGTGGTGGGTGCTGCAGGAGCGGTGGGGGCTGCGGTCCCGTTCGTGGGGTCATGGTTTCCCAGTGCCAAGGCGAAAGCCGCAGGTGCACCGGTGAAGGTGAATGTCAGCAAGATCGAGCCAGGCCAGCAGATGATTGCTGAGTGGCGCGGCCAGCCAGTGTTCATCGTTCGTCGTACCGAGGAAATCCTGGGAAATCTGAAGAAGATCGAGGGCCAGCTGTCTGACCCCGAGTCCAAGAATTCCGACCAACCCGCCTACGCCCAAAACGAAGTGCGTTCGATCAAGCCAGAGATTCTGCTGCTGGTCGGTCTTTGCACGCACCTGGGTTGCTCGCCGACCTTCCGCCCGGAAGTCGCGCCTGTGGATCTGGGCAAGGACTGGGTCGGCGGCTATTTCTGCCCTTGCCACGGTTCCCATTACGACCTGGCCGGTCGCGTCTACAAGTCCCAGCCTGCACCGTTGAACCTGCCGGTTCCGCCGCACAACTACGAATCTGACGACGTGATTGTCATTGGTGTCGATAAGGAGAGCGCGTAA
- the rpsI gene encoding 30S ribosomal protein S9: MSATQNYGTGRRKTATARVFLRPGTGNISINNRTLDNFFGRETARMVVRQPLELTETVEKFDIYVTVIGGGVSGQAGAIRHGITRALMQYDETLRGALRKAGFVTRDAREVERKKVGLRKARKRPQYSKR; this comes from the coding sequence ATGTCGGCGACTCAAAATTACGGCACTGGCCGTCGCAAAACCGCAACCGCACGCGTTTTCCTGCGTCCGGGCACTGGTAACATCTCGATCAACAACCGCACTCTGGACAACTTCTTCGGTCGCGAAACTGCCCGCATGGTAGTTCGTCAGCCGCTGGAACTGACCGAGACCGTTGAAAAGTTCGACATCTACGTCACCGTTATCGGTGGCGGTGTAAGTGGTCAGGCTGGCGCAATCCGCCACGGTATCACTCGCGCTCTGATGCAGTACGACGAAACCCTGCGCGGCGCTCTGCGCAAAGCTGGCTTCGTGACTCGCGATGCCCGTGAAGTTGAACGTAAGAAAGTCGGTCTGCGTAAAGCGCGTAAGCGTCCGCAGTACTCGAAGCGTTAA
- the rplM gene encoding 50S ribosomal protein L13, with the protein MTTFTAKPETVQRDWFVVDAAGQTLGRLATEVASRLRGKHKPEYTPHVDTGDYIVIINAEQVRVTGNKASDKMYYRHSGFPGGIKSSNFEGLIAKKPEAPIEIAVKGMLPKGPLGRDMYRKLKVYAGAAHPHAAQQPQELKF; encoded by the coding sequence ATGACAACTTTTACTGCAAAACCGGAAACAGTTCAGCGCGACTGGTTTGTCGTCGACGCCGCTGGTCAGACCCTGGGTCGTCTGGCCACTGAAGTCGCCAGCCGTCTGCGTGGCAAGCACAAGCCTGAGTACACCCCTCACGTTGATACCGGTGACTACATCGTGATCATCAACGCTGAGCAGGTTCGTGTAACCGGCAACAAAGCAAGCGACAAAATGTACTACCGTCACTCCGGTTTCCCAGGCGGTATCAAGTCTTCGAACTTTGAAGGCCTGATTGCCAAGAAGCCTGAAGCCCCGATCGAGATCGCGGTTAAAGGTATGCTGCCGAAGGGCCCACTGGGTCGCGACATGTATCGCAAGCTGAAAGTCTATGCGGGCGCTGCTCACCCTCATGCTGCTCAGCAGCCCCAAGAACTGAAGTTTTAA
- a CDS encoding NADP(H)-dependent aldo-keto reductase, which produces MDYRKLGRTDLNVSAICLGTMTWGEQNTEAEAFAQIERAKGAGINFLDTAEMYPVPPKADTYATTERYIGNYFKSRGDRADWILASKIAGPGNTIDYIRDGQLKHNRKHIVEALDASLKRLQTDWIDLYQLHWPERSTNFFGQLSYKHQEEPDLTPLEETLEALDEQVKAGKIRHIGLSNETPWGTMKFLALAQARGWTRAVSIQNPYNLLNRSFEVGLAEIAIREQCGLLAYSPLAFGMLSGKYEGGARPAKGRLSLYSRFSRYFNPQSEAACSRYVALAREHGLDPAQMALAFVTQQPFVTSNIIGATTLVQLDSNIASADLKLSKEVLQGIEAIQKDHPNPAP; this is translated from the coding sequence ATGGATTATCGAAAGCTGGGCCGGACCGATCTGAACGTAAGCGCCATCTGCCTCGGGACCATGACCTGGGGCGAGCAGAACACCGAGGCAGAGGCCTTCGCCCAGATTGAACGAGCCAAAGGTGCAGGGATCAACTTCCTCGATACCGCCGAAATGTACCCGGTACCGCCCAAGGCCGACACCTATGCCACCACCGAACGCTACATCGGTAATTACTTCAAGAGCCGTGGCGACCGCGCCGACTGGATCCTCGCCAGCAAGATCGCCGGGCCAGGCAACACCATCGACTACATCCGCGACGGCCAGCTCAAGCACAACCGCAAGCATATCGTCGAGGCGCTGGACGCCAGCCTCAAGCGCCTGCAGACCGACTGGATCGACCTGTACCAATTGCACTGGCCGGAACGCAGCACCAATTTCTTCGGACAGTTGAGCTACAAGCACCAGGAAGAGCCCGACCTGACGCCGCTGGAAGAAACCCTCGAAGCCCTCGACGAACAGGTCAAGGCCGGCAAGATCCGCCACATCGGCCTGTCCAATGAAACGCCCTGGGGCACCATGAAGTTCCTGGCCCTGGCCCAAGCCCGCGGCTGGACCCGCGCGGTGTCGATCCAGAACCCCTACAACCTGCTCAACCGCAGCTTTGAAGTGGGCCTGGCGGAGATTGCCATCCGCGAGCAATGCGGCTTGCTGGCTTATTCACCCCTGGCGTTCGGCATGCTCAGCGGCAAGTATGAAGGCGGCGCACGGCCGGCCAAGGGGCGCCTGAGCCTGTACAGCCGCTTCAGCCGCTACTTCAACCCGCAATCGGAAGCCGCATGCAGTCGCTATGTGGCCCTGGCCCGCGAGCACGGCCTGGACCCGGCGCAGATGGCCCTGGCGTTTGTGACACAACAGCCGTTTGTGACCAGCAATATCATTGGGGCGACGACGCTTGTGCAGTTGGACAGCAACATCGCCAGTGCTGACCTGAAGCTGTCGAAAGAGGTGTTGCAGGGGATTGAGGCGATTC